The Pseudofrankia inefficax genome window below encodes:
- a CDS encoding glycosyltransferase family 4 protein: MSQAFQLGADSAGSAETGDAQQIQGASGAIGLAETPRAARIEVREPTLEELVERSGLRRVHMLAWRDLDDPEAGGSELHADKVAAAWAAAGVDVSMRTAHAPGHLPQATRNGYSVVRKAGRYAVFPRSAMSGALGHGGPWDGLVEIWNGMPFFSPVWAPCPRVVFLHHVHGEMWRMVLKPPLSQVGEALESTIAPPFYRRTRVLTLSESSRREIIEMLRLPPANISVIPPGIDEHYAPLGERSPHPMVLAVGRLVPVKRFDVLIDALIRLRQQHPTLEAVIVGEGYERPALEARIRAAGATEWLKLPGRVDDEGLLAYYRQAWVLTSASAREGWGMTITEAAACGTPSVVSNIAGHTDAVADGLSGLLVEPNELADALGRVIGDQGLRDRLTAGALAHAATFTWANTARRTFAALAQEAAKHRRRSPRPGGLDRLHGPLR, from the coding sequence ATGAGCCAGGCCTTCCAGCTGGGAGCGGATTCGGCCGGATCCGCTGAAACGGGCGACGCGCAGCAGATCCAGGGCGCCAGCGGCGCGATCGGCCTCGCCGAGACGCCCCGCGCCGCGCGGATCGAGGTGCGGGAGCCGACGCTCGAGGAGCTGGTCGAGCGTTCGGGGCTGCGCCGGGTGCACATGCTCGCCTGGCGGGACCTGGACGACCCCGAGGCCGGCGGCTCCGAGCTGCACGCCGACAAGGTCGCCGCCGCCTGGGCCGCGGCTGGCGTGGACGTCAGCATGCGCACCGCGCACGCCCCGGGCCACCTGCCGCAGGCGACCCGCAACGGCTACTCGGTGGTCCGCAAGGCCGGCCGGTACGCCGTGTTCCCGCGCTCCGCGATGTCCGGCGCGCTCGGCCACGGCGGCCCCTGGGACGGCCTGGTCGAGATCTGGAACGGCATGCCGTTCTTCTCGCCGGTCTGGGCACCGTGCCCGCGGGTCGTGTTCCTGCACCACGTCCACGGCGAGATGTGGCGGATGGTGCTCAAGCCGCCGCTGTCCCAGGTCGGCGAGGCGCTGGAGAGCACGATCGCGCCGCCGTTCTACCGGCGGACCAGGGTGCTGACCCTGTCCGAGTCGTCGCGCCGCGAGATCATCGAGATGCTGCGGCTACCACCGGCGAACATCTCGGTGATCCCGCCGGGCATCGACGAGCACTACGCCCCGCTGGGCGAGCGCTCGCCGCACCCGATGGTGCTGGCCGTCGGCCGGCTCGTCCCGGTGAAGCGGTTCGACGTCCTCATCGACGCCCTGATCCGGCTGCGCCAGCAGCACCCGACGCTGGAAGCCGTCATCGTCGGCGAGGGCTACGAGCGCCCGGCGCTGGAGGCGCGGATCCGGGCCGCCGGCGCGACCGAGTGGCTGAAGCTGCCGGGCCGGGTCGACGACGAGGGGCTGCTGGCGTACTACCGCCAGGCCTGGGTGCTGACCAGCGCGTCCGCGCGCGAGGGCTGGGGCATGACGATCACCGAGGCGGCCGCCTGCGGCACGCCGTCGGTCGTGTCGAACATCGCCGGGCACACCGACGCCGTCGCCGACGGGCTGTCCGGGCTGCTCGTCGAGCCGAACGAGCTGGCCGATGCGCTCGGCCGGGTCATCGGCGACCAGGGCCTGCGCGACCGGCTCACCGCCGGCGCGCTCGCCCACGCCGCCACGTTCACCTGGGCGAACACCGCCCGGCGGACGTTCGCCGCGCTGGCCCAGGAGGCGGCGAAGCACCGCCGCCGTTCCCCGCGCCCCGGTGGCCTGGACCGGCTGCACGGGCCGCTGCGGTGA
- a CDS encoding alpha-(1->3)-arabinofuranosyltransferase domain-containing protein, with protein sequence MTLTTHGPTGPNGSGTATLPADHPAEETPDAAAADGGAPRRRWRLWRPSWAALVLAAVAYLPLLRTSPGEIGADTKAYLYLDPGRLLSRAVSMWDPDVGMGTVTHQNIGYLFPQGLWYFVLHELGFPMWVAQRLWTGSILFAAGVGVLFLLRSFGWRDRYSIVAAFGYMLTPYSLEYEARISAILLPYAGLGWFIGITVRGLREAEQGKGSWRGAEAWRWPAAFALVVTAVGSINASSLILIMLAPVLWVPFAIWGTREATLRAAMGMITRAVILTFLVNLWWISGLYTQAGYGLNVLAFTETVQTVASSSQASEVLRGLGNWFFYGQDALGPWISPALSYTQSLWLLVVSFLVPLMGLFAATVIKWGQRAYFVALVVLGTTVSVGVYPYTHPSPLGYLFKTFAEDSTAGLALRSLPRAAPLVVLGLAVMLAGALGAWTERRVARAADADAAAARGQTLAPNRIGGRHSGGQRRRQLVFKPRPGALLPTAVTLVVLALLAIDLAPLFRGQLMEQSLTRPENVPDYEVALANALGAKGNATRVLELPGADFAHYRWGTTLDTVTTGLTDRPTVQRELIPYGEAGSVDLIRSLDRRLQEGVFETASINDIAKLMGVGDVVLRNNNAYEEFRGPRPRADWQLFTSPIPNGLGKPTTYGPPVSEDTKIPYVDEIALGTDPTVPEPPQLADFPVTDPTPIVRTATTQGPLLVSGNGEALVDAAATGLLDPVVDNNRAVLYTAALAKDPAGLKQALDDGAELLVSDSDQLRAERWTGIRENFGYVEQPGIGPLKKDPNDNRLPLFPDQTTADQTIEVLTAPGQTPQVASVTASSYGNTFAYGPADRPVHGIDGDLTTAWRVGAFTDPAGERWQTTLAAPTTTDHVTLTQPLTGPRNRWITKATLTFDGGSPVTVDLGDVSRTSAGQVVTFPSRTFTTLTIRIDATNYGRLPNYNGLSAVGLADVKIPMANGQPAVAQDLLRMPTDLLSTAGADSLDHQLVLTMTRDRANPAEPFKEDTESTIDRVFTLPTARTFSLTGTARISSYIPDTTVDTLLGRPAQAPVILSSGRLPGDLGSRASAAFDGDPNTAWQPGFGQQQGGWIQLTTQQGQAPVTLSTGQFTFVTDGQHSVPTQLGVLVDGQKVGEVTVPPLADTAKHGATSTVTLPLPAATGRTVRFVVDGVRQVTTKDTISEGVSIMPVGIAEVDLPGVLGTGSTAGMAAPQGLDSNSCHTNLLTVDGRPVGLRVVGTSKDAADRLGLDVVTCGTPVRLGAGDHVLRTANGAATGFDLDRLVLASDVGGTTWPDATSFNALDTSQAQRQTDLASRPASASATAAGAGATSAGATPKVHVDVTSATTFVLSVTGAKPGQPFWLVLGQSLSAGWHGKIDDNTDLAAPQLIDGYANGWRVNPTSDSFKVQLTWTPQRVVYASLTVSVVAAVLCLALLGVTGRRRRRAGWPRTPADLPRLDSPLAATQRIGLPQVGLLVVGILAVGTLIVNPVAGAITAAVTLVAALAPRGRVLLRAGAVGALLVSVAYVLEVQARYHLPVNGDWVSQFSKVATLSWLAVLFLGADGALAVLQGRAAGRLAAATAGGPGDADVAAGTDPPALLGEPDAAAEAGPTATATPPQPPPADGADPGTTG encoded by the coding sequence GTGACCCTGACGACCCACGGCCCGACCGGGCCCAACGGCTCGGGCACCGCGACGCTGCCGGCCGACCACCCCGCCGAGGAGACGCCGGACGCCGCCGCCGCGGACGGCGGGGCGCCGCGGCGCCGGTGGCGGCTGTGGCGGCCGAGCTGGGCCGCGCTGGTGCTCGCGGCGGTCGCCTACCTGCCGCTGCTGCGCACCTCGCCCGGCGAGATCGGCGCCGACACCAAGGCGTACCTCTACCTCGACCCGGGCCGGCTGCTGAGCCGGGCGGTGTCGATGTGGGACCCCGACGTCGGCATGGGCACGGTCACCCACCAGAACATCGGCTACCTGTTCCCGCAGGGCCTCTGGTACTTCGTGCTGCACGAACTCGGCTTCCCGATGTGGGTCGCGCAGCGGCTGTGGACCGGCAGCATCCTGTTCGCCGCGGGCGTGGGCGTGCTGTTCCTGCTGCGCTCGTTCGGCTGGCGGGACCGCTACTCGATCGTCGCGGCGTTCGGCTACATGCTCACGCCGTACTCGCTGGAGTACGAGGCGCGGATCTCGGCGATCCTGCTGCCCTACGCCGGCCTCGGCTGGTTCATCGGCATCACCGTGCGCGGCCTGCGCGAGGCCGAGCAGGGCAAGGGCAGCTGGCGCGGCGCCGAGGCGTGGCGCTGGCCCGCGGCCTTCGCCCTGGTCGTGACCGCGGTCGGCAGCATCAACGCCTCCAGCCTCATCCTGATCATGCTGGCGCCGGTGCTGTGGGTGCCGTTCGCGATCTGGGGTACCCGCGAGGCCACGCTGCGCGCCGCGATGGGGATGATCACCCGGGCGGTGATCCTCACCTTCCTGGTCAACCTCTGGTGGATCTCCGGTCTTTACACCCAGGCCGGCTACGGCCTGAACGTGCTGGCGTTCACCGAGACGGTCCAGACGGTGGCCAGCAGCTCGCAGGCCTCCGAGGTGCTGCGCGGGCTGGGGAACTGGTTCTTCTACGGCCAGGACGCGCTCGGCCCGTGGATCAGCCCCGCGTTGAGCTACACCCAGTCGCTCTGGCTGCTGGTCGTCAGCTTCCTGGTGCCGCTGATGGGCCTGTTCGCCGCGACGGTGATCAAATGGGGCCAGCGGGCGTACTTCGTCGCTCTCGTCGTGCTGGGCACCACGGTCTCGGTCGGCGTGTACCCGTACACCCATCCGTCGCCACTCGGCTACCTGTTCAAGACCTTCGCCGAGGACTCGACGGCCGGCCTCGCGCTGCGGTCGCTGCCCCGCGCGGCACCGCTGGTCGTGCTGGGCCTGGCCGTCATGCTCGCGGGAGCGCTCGGCGCGTGGACCGAGCGCCGGGTGGCCCGGGCCGCCGACGCCGACGCGGCGGCGGCCCGGGGCCAGACGCTGGCTCCCAACCGGATCGGCGGTCGCCACAGCGGCGGGCAGCGCCGGCGCCAGCTCGTCTTCAAGCCTCGGCCGGGCGCCCTGCTGCCGACGGCGGTCACCCTGGTCGTGCTCGCGCTGCTGGCGATCGACCTGGCCCCGTTGTTCCGCGGCCAGCTCATGGAGCAGAGCCTGACCCGGCCGGAGAACGTCCCCGACTACGAGGTCGCGCTCGCGAACGCGCTCGGCGCGAAGGGGAACGCCACCCGCGTCCTGGAGCTGCCCGGCGCCGACTTCGCCCACTACCGCTGGGGCACCACGCTCGACACGGTCACCACCGGGCTGACCGACCGCCCGACCGTCCAGCGCGAGCTGATCCCCTACGGCGAGGCCGGCAGCGTCGACCTGATCCGCTCGCTGGACCGCCGGCTGCAGGAGGGCGTCTTCGAGACGGCGTCCATCAACGACATCGCCAAGCTGATGGGCGTCGGCGACGTCGTGCTGCGCAACAACAACGCCTACGAGGAGTTCCGCGGGCCCCGGCCGCGCGCCGACTGGCAGCTGTTCACGTCGCCGATCCCGAACGGCCTGGGCAAGCCGACGACCTACGGGCCGCCGGTGTCCGAGGACACGAAGATCCCGTACGTCGACGAGATCGCGCTCGGCACCGACCCGACCGTGCCGGAGCCGCCGCAGCTCGCGGACTTCCCGGTCACCGACCCGACCCCGATCGTGCGCACCGCGACCACGCAGGGCCCGCTGCTCGTCAGCGGCAACGGCGAGGCGCTGGTCGACGCGGCCGCGACCGGGCTGCTCGACCCGGTCGTCGACAACAACCGGGCCGTCCTCTACACGGCGGCGCTGGCCAAGGACCCGGCCGGCCTCAAGCAGGCCCTGGACGACGGCGCCGAGCTGCTCGTCAGCGACTCCGACCAGCTGCGCGCCGAGCGCTGGACCGGCATCCGGGAGAACTTCGGCTACGTCGAGCAGCCGGGCATCGGCCCGCTGAAGAAGGACCCGAACGACAACCGGCTGCCGCTGTTCCCGGACCAGACCACCGCCGACCAGACCATCGAGGTGCTGACCGCCCCGGGCCAGACACCCCAGGTCGCCTCGGTCACCGCGTCCAGCTACGGCAACACGTTCGCCTACGGCCCGGCCGACCGCCCGGTGCACGGCATCGACGGCGACCTGACCACCGCCTGGCGGGTGGGCGCCTTCACCGATCCGGCCGGTGAGCGCTGGCAGACGACGCTCGCGGCGCCCACCACCACCGACCACGTCACGCTCACCCAGCCGCTGACGGGGCCGCGCAACCGGTGGATCACCAAGGCGACGCTGACGTTCGACGGCGGCTCGCCGGTGACCGTGGACCTCGGCGACGTCTCCCGGACGTCGGCGGGCCAGGTCGTGACCTTCCCGTCCCGGACGTTCACGACCCTGACGATCCGGATCGACGCGACGAACTACGGCCGGCTCCCGAACTACAACGGCCTGTCCGCCGTCGGCCTGGCCGACGTGAAGATCCCGATGGCGAATGGCCAGCCGGCCGTCGCGCAGGACCTGCTGCGGATGCCGACCGACCTGCTCTCCACCGCTGGCGCCGACTCGCTGGACCACCAGCTGGTGCTGACGATGACCCGGGACCGGGCCAACCCGGCCGAGCCGTTCAAGGAGGACACCGAGTCGACGATCGACCGGGTGTTCACCCTGCCGACGGCCCGGACGTTCAGCCTGACCGGCACGGCCCGGATCTCCTCCTACATCCCGGACACCACGGTCGACACGCTGCTCGGCCGGCCGGCGCAGGCGCCGGTGATCCTCTCGTCGGGCCGGCTGCCCGGTGACCTGGGCTCCCGCGCCTCGGCCGCCTTCGACGGGGACCCGAACACGGCCTGGCAGCCGGGCTTCGGCCAGCAGCAGGGCGGCTGGATCCAGCTGACCACCCAGCAGGGCCAGGCACCCGTCACGCTGTCCACCGGGCAGTTCACCTTCGTGACCGACGGGCAGCACTCGGTGCCGACCCAGCTGGGCGTCCTCGTCGACGGCCAGAAGGTCGGCGAGGTGACCGTGCCGCCGCTGGCCGACACCGCGAAGCACGGCGCCACCAGCACGGTGACCCTGCCGCTGCCGGCGGCCACCGGCCGGACCGTGCGCTTCGTCGTCGACGGCGTCCGGCAGGTGACCACCAAGGACACGATCTCCGAGGGCGTCTCGATCATGCCGGTCGGGATCGCCGAGGTCGACCTGCCCGGCGTGCTCGGGACCGGCTCCACCGCGGGCATGGCGGCGCCGCAGGGCCTCGACTCGAACAGCTGCCACACCAACCTGCTGACCGTCGACGGCCGGCCCGTCGGCCTGCGGGTCGTCGGCACGTCGAAGGACGCGGCCGACCGGCTCGGCCTCGACGTCGTCACCTGTGGCACGCCGGTCCGCCTCGGCGCCGGTGACCACGTCCTGCGGACCGCGAACGGGGCGGCCACCGGGTTCGACCTGGACCGGCTGGTACTCGCCTCCGACGTCGGCGGGACCACCTGGCCGGACGCGACCTCGTTCAACGCGCTGGACACCTCCCAGGCCCAGCGGCAGACCGACCTCGCGAGCCGGCCCGCCAGCGCCTCGGCGACGGCCGCGGGCGCCGGGGCCACGAGCGCTGGGGCCACGCCGAAGGTCCACGTCGACGTCACCAGCGCGACGACGTTCGTGCTGAGCGTCACCGGGGCCAAGCCGGGCCAGCCGTTCTGGCTCGTGCTCGGGCAGAGCCTGTCCGCCGGGTGGCACGGCAAGATCGACGACAACACCGACCTGGCGGCACCCCAGCTGATCGACGGTTACGCGAACGGCTGGCGGGTCAACCCGACGTCGGACAGCTTCAAGGTCCAGCTCACCTGGACGCCGCAGCGGGTCGTCTACGCGTCGCTGACCGTGTCCGTCGTCGCGGCGGTGCTGTGCCTGGCCCTGCTCGGGGTGACGGGCCGCCGGCGGCGCCGGGCCGGCTGGCCGCGCACACCGGCCGACCTGCCCCGGCTGGACTCGCCGCTCGCGGCCACCCAGCGGATCGGCCTCCCGCAGGTCGGGCTGCTGGTCGTCGGGATCCTGGCGGTCGGTACGTTGATCGTGAACCCGGTGGCCGGGGCGATCACCGCGGCGGTGACGCTGGTCGCCGCGCT